One part of the Clostridium thermosuccinogenes genome encodes these proteins:
- a CDS encoding cellulase family glycosylhydrolase, with the protein MVNFKKLFVVLMVPAILLSDMASLNVKVENEKDDSGKKTVSQAYVDKMNPGWNLGNTFDSFDTGGDRGETSWGNPPVTKELIKAIKDQGFNSIRMPFTSVMRTGDAPDYKIDEEFLNRYAEVVKWALDEGLYVVVNLHHDSWNWAYNIGSDDGDALEKFSALWTQLAEYFKNYPEQLSFEALNEPYFNGETETQLKILDTVNRTFYQIVRESGGMNATRMLLLPTLNTNDSEDRCASLYETIQSLNDENIIATFHYYGYWPFSTNIAGTTTMDATVVSELEAAFDRVYNQFTAKGIGTICGEYGLLGFDKSLGAVEHGEVLKYFEYINYYAKQKNIPLMLWDNGQHMNRTTYEWSDPTLYNTIKASWTGRSSYTETDRIFISGDESSKDITVKMIFNGNRLKSIHDGDRYLVRGEDYLLERDILTLKGSYIESILTDKYGQNAALKFQFSSGADWNLFINRVKKPVAYGAIGDSRGFSFTVNFNGDVLTTLEAAYEDGSGAGPQNWTTYKEYDYAFHVDYGKNKVILTDKFFAETKDGEVYLTLHFQSGEMLKYKIRKIGNRISGSRI; encoded by the coding sequence ATGGTAAATTTTAAAAAGTTATTTGTGGTATTGATGGTTCCTGCCATTTTGTTGTCGGACATGGCATCATTGAATGTGAAAGTGGAAAATGAAAAGGATGACAGCGGGAAGAAGACAGTTTCCCAAGCCTATGTGGACAAGATGAATCCGGGATGGAACCTGGGTAACACTTTTGATTCCTTTGACACAGGTGGAGACAGGGGGGAAACAAGCTGGGGAAATCCGCCGGTAACGAAGGAACTGATTAAAGCTATTAAAGATCAGGGATTTAACAGTATTCGTATGCCTTTTACCAGTGTTATGCGGACGGGAGATGCGCCGGATTACAAAATAGATGAAGAATTTTTAAACCGCTATGCCGAGGTGGTTAAATGGGCTTTGGATGAAGGGTTGTACGTGGTTGTCAATTTGCATCATGATTCATGGAACTGGGCATACAATATCGGCTCCGATGACGGCGATGCCCTGGAAAAATTCTCAGCACTCTGGACCCAGCTGGCCGAATATTTTAAAAATTATCCGGAGCAGCTCAGCTTCGAGGCGCTGAATGAGCCTTATTTTAACGGGGAAACTGAAACACAGCTGAAAATCCTGGACACAGTAAACAGGACTTTTTATCAGATTGTAAGAGAATCCGGAGGTATGAACGCAACCCGTATGCTGTTGCTGCCTACCTTAAACACAAACGACAGCGAGGATCGGTGTGCTTCCCTTTATGAGACAATTCAGTCCCTTAATGATGAAAACATCATAGCTACTTTCCATTATTACGGTTACTGGCCTTTCAGCACAAATATCGCCGGGACCACCACAATGGATGCAACGGTTGTTTCCGAGCTGGAAGCCGCCTTTGACCGGGTATACAACCAGTTTACAGCAAAGGGGATCGGCACCATCTGCGGCGAATATGGGCTGCTGGGCTTTGACAAATCCTTAGGAGCAGTTGAGCATGGCGAAGTGCTGAAATATTTCGAGTACATAAACTATTATGCCAAACAAAAGAACATTCCTCTGATGCTCTGGGATAACGGTCAGCATATGAATCGTACGACCTATGAGTGGAGCGACCCAACCCTGTACAATACCATAAAGGCCTCCTGGACGGGAAGAAGCTCCTATACTGAAACGGATCGCATATTCATCAGCGGTGACGAGAGTTCAAAGGATATTACCGTGAAGATGATCTTTAATGGCAACAGATTAAAATCCATCCATGATGGAGACAGATACCTGGTCCGGGGTGAGGATTATCTTCTGGAAAGGGATATTCTTACTTTAAAGGGCAGTTATATTGAGAGCATCCTTACAGATAAATACGGTCAAAATGCGGCCCTGAAATTTCAGTTTTCATCCGGTGCTGACTGGAACCTGTTTATCAACCGTGTGAAAAAACCGGTGGCTTACGGCGCTATTGGCGATAGCAGAGGGTTCAGTTTCACAGTTAATTTCAACGGGGATGTATTGACTACACTGGAGGCTGCTTATGAAGACGGTTCCGGAGCAGGTCCCCAGAATTGGACTACCTACAAGGAATATGATTATGCTTTCCATGTGGATTACGGCAAAAACAAGGTAATCCTTACGGATAAGTTTTTTGCAGAAACGAAGGATGGGGAAGTCTATTTGACTCTGCATTTTCAAAGCGGGGAGATGCTGAAATACAAGATAAGGAAAATAGGTAACAGGATATCGGGCTCGAGGATTTAA
- a CDS encoding carbohydrate ABC transporter permease yields the protein MEPVAENKRGLMPGGVAKRRFKLSAGDIIFSILNYIFFTLFTLICVFPFYYLFINTISDNELVRTGQIKWYPVGIHFNNYISLVNVNSLGTSVLVSVGRTILGTSFMVAASAFVGYLVTKKEMWGRRFIYRLFIVTMYFNAGLIPWYMNMSMLGLTNNFWGYVIPGIVAPFNIILVKTYIESIPSELEESAFIDGAGYLTIFTRIIWPLSKPILATIAIFGAVGHWNSFTDSMILMSGKPELYTLQYRLYIYLTSTSNLSALMNSGGSVNTSVLNSVLNARTVKLTVAMVTILPILLVYPFMQRYFIKGIMIGAVKG from the coding sequence ATGGAACCTGTGGCAGAAAATAAAAGGGGATTAATGCCTGGTGGTGTTGCGAAAAGAAGATTCAAGCTTTCTGCGGGGGACATTATATTTAGCATACTGAATTATATATTTTTCACTTTATTCACTTTAATATGTGTGTTCCCGTTTTACTATCTGTTCATCAACACGATAAGCGATAATGAGCTTGTACGTACCGGTCAAATTAAATGGTACCCTGTGGGGATTCATTTCAACAATTATATATCCCTGGTCAATGTGAACAGTCTCGGCACATCGGTTCTGGTATCGGTGGGAAGGACTATTCTGGGCACGTCCTTCATGGTTGCGGCTTCAGCCTTTGTCGGCTACCTGGTAACAAAAAAGGAAATGTGGGGACGCAGGTTTATTTACCGCCTTTTCATTGTTACCATGTATTTTAATGCCGGACTTATACCATGGTATATGAACATGTCCATGCTGGGGCTTACAAACAATTTCTGGGGATATGTGATTCCGGGAATAGTTGCGCCGTTTAATATAATACTGGTTAAGACCTATATTGAATCTATTCCGTCGGAGTTGGAAGAAAGCGCATTTATAGACGGCGCCGGATATTTGACGATATTCACCCGTATAATTTGGCCGTTGAGTAAGCCTATTTTGGCGACTATTGCTATTTTTGGCGCTGTAGGGCACTGGAACAGCTTTACCGATTCTATGATACTGATGTCAGGAAAACCTGAGCTATATACGCTGCAATACAGGCTGTATATTTATCTTACCAGCACATCAAATCTTTCGGCGCTCATGAATTCAGGAGGCTCAGTAAACACCAGCGTTTTAAATTCTGTTTTGAATGCCAGGACAGTTAAGCTGACGGTAGCTATGGTCACAATTCTTCCTATATTGTTGGTTTATCCCTTTATGCAGCGCTATTTCATAAAAGGGATCATGATTGGTGCTGTAAAAGGTTAA
- a CDS encoding ABC transporter permease, producing the protein MEREHQKNGYVLMSFLRTIIILLLFSAVVPSLNPARMSGLINKNSALVTMSLSRSSIISGFTRALNRGWVERKTLDMLYISSLLLLVGIAVIAAGCCITLGKRRLKRLGTKIIAIASILSLMPLLLLTRVYDQFSRTANPDRIEPMFAKGFWVFLGLLALTFLLGLINTITLPKPVPQDRYEMEAKYRLFLMMLPFVILCFVFSYLPLWGWRYAFFDYKPGSGLTRENFVGFKWFTYLFENPATSADILRVIRNTLAMSGLGIITSWLPMAFAIFLLEISAGKFRRIVQTFSTIPNFISWVLVYSFAFALFSTEGFVNAVLGDLGIIEKGTNYLMSSEHIWLKMWAWGTWKSLGWNAIIYTAGAASIDQQLYEAATIDGAGRFKRMWYITVPGLMPTFFVLLLLSIAGILSNGMDQYFVFKNAANKDTIEVLDLYVYVLGLGSGGSGNIPLATVVGMLKSLISITLLFGANRVSKSFRGESII; encoded by the coding sequence ATGGAAAGAGAGCATCAAAAAAACGGCTATGTTTTGATGAGTTTTCTTAGGACGATAATTATTTTGCTTTTGTTCTCTGCTGTGGTGCCTTCTCTAAATCCCGCCAGAATGAGCGGTTTAATCAATAAAAATTCTGCTCTGGTAACCATGTCCCTTTCTCGTTCTTCGATCATATCGGGATTTACCCGTGCCTTGAACAGAGGATGGGTTGAGAGGAAAACCCTTGATATGCTTTATATCTCCTCATTGCTGCTGCTTGTCGGCATAGCGGTGATAGCGGCAGGATGCTGCATTACGCTGGGAAAAAGACGGCTAAAAAGACTGGGGACCAAGATAATTGCAATAGCTTCAATTTTAAGCCTTATGCCGCTTTTGCTCTTGACGAGGGTTTATGATCAATTCTCCAGGACTGCCAATCCGGATAGAATAGAGCCTATGTTTGCAAAAGGTTTTTGGGTATTCCTGGGACTTCTTGCCTTAACTTTCCTCCTGGGCCTCATCAATACCATAACATTGCCTAAGCCTGTCCCGCAGGACAGGTATGAGATGGAGGCCAAATATAGACTGTTTTTGATGATGCTGCCTTTTGTCATACTCTGTTTCGTATTTTCCTATCTGCCTCTTTGGGGATGGAGATATGCGTTCTTTGACTATAAACCCGGTTCCGGCCTGACAAGGGAGAATTTTGTCGGCTTTAAATGGTTTACTTATTTGTTTGAGAACCCGGCAACCAGTGCCGATATACTGAGGGTGATAAGGAATACCCTGGCAATGAGCGGCCTTGGAATTATCACTTCATGGCTTCCCATGGCCTTTGCCATATTTCTGCTGGAGATAAGCGCCGGCAAATTTCGCAGAATTGTTCAGACCTTTTCCACCATACCGAATTTTATAAGTTGGGTGCTGGTTTATAGCTTCGCCTTTGCGCTGTTTTCCACAGAAGGCTTTGTAAATGCTGTTCTGGGAGATTTGGGGATTATTGAAAAAGGAACTAACTATTTGATGAGCAGCGAGCATATATGGCTGAAAATGTGGGCCTGGGGAACATGGAAAAGCCTCGGCTGGAATGCAATAATATATACAGCAGGAGCGGCAAGTATAGACCAACAATTATATGAAGCGGCAACTATAGACGGAGCCGGGCGGTTTAAAAGAATGTGGTATATTACGGTGCCCGGGCTGATGCCCACTTTCTTCGTATTGCTGTTGCTGTCCATAGCAGGTATATTGTCCAACGGCATGGACCAGTATTTTGTGTTCAAAAATGCAGCAAATAAGGATACCATAGAGGTTCTTGACCTTTATGTATATGTTTTGGGCCTTGGCAGCGGAGGCTCCGGGAATATACCTTTGGCAACCGTAGTGGGGATGTTGAAATCGCTCATCAGCATAACTCTGCTGTTTGGAGCAAACAGGGTGTCTAAATCTTTTCGAGGGGAGAGCATAATATAA
- a CDS encoding LacI family DNA-binding transcriptional regulator, whose amino-acid sequence MVSIRDISSKCGLSVSTVSKALNGYSYVKEETRRKVIETAKELGYVPNASARALKTNRTFTLGILFADDQHNGLTHLYFSHVLNSFKSEAEERGYNITFIHKRYGKQTITLLQNCKFRGIEGVCIACVEPDEPEVQELAGSDVPVVSIDYIFPGCGCVLSDNRNDMSELVRYVHSKGHKKIAFVHGTDSYVTQQRINGYVDTMRGLGLEIKREYMLESLYANPHTAKKATEKLLRMEDRPTCILLPDDVSAFGAIEAIREAGLKVPEDISITGYDGVVYSQLIYPRLATIRQDTGRIGREAAKLLIFNIKHAQNPNLVPIVIKGELLAEQSVGFAR is encoded by the coding sequence ATGGTAAGTATTCGTGATATTTCTTCAAAATGTGGGCTTTCTGTATCGACCGTAAGCAAGGCGTTGAACGGTTACAGCTATGTCAAGGAAGAAACCCGCCGCAAGGTGATTGAAACGGCAAAAGAACTGGGATATGTACCTAATGCAAGTGCCCGGGCTTTAAAAACCAACCGTACTTTCACCCTTGGAATATTGTTTGCGGACGACCAGCACAACGGGCTTACGCATTTGTATTTTTCCCATGTGCTCAACAGCTTCAAAAGCGAGGCTGAGGAGAGAGGCTATAATATAACATTTATCCATAAACGCTACGGCAAGCAGACGATAACCCTGCTGCAGAACTGCAAATTCAGGGGCATAGAAGGAGTTTGCATTGCCTGTGTAGAGCCGGATGAGCCTGAAGTGCAGGAACTTGCCGGAAGCGATGTGCCGGTGGTCAGCATAGACTATATTTTTCCCGGTTGTGGTTGCGTATTGTCCGATAACAGGAATGATATGTCTGAACTGGTGCGTTATGTGCATTCGAAGGGGCATAAAAAGATAGCCTTTGTCCACGGTACGGATTCTTATGTCACTCAACAGCGTATAAATGGCTATGTTGACACCATGAGGGGATTGGGCTTGGAGATAAAGCGGGAATACATGCTGGAAAGCCTGTATGCAAATCCCCATACGGCAAAAAAAGCCACTGAAAAGCTATTGAGGATGGAAGACAGGCCGACTTGCATTTTGCTCCCCGATGACGTATCGGCATTCGGAGCGATAGAAGCTATAAGGGAAGCCGGTTTAAAGGTTCCGGAGGACATTTCCATAACAGGATATGACGGTGTTGTGTATTCCCAACTTATCTATCCGAGACTGGCTACGATTCGTCAGGACACCGGCAGGATAGGAAGAGAAGCTGCAAAGCTGTTGATTTTCAATATAAAACATGCGCAAAATCCTAACTTGGTACCAATTGTCATAAAAGGAGAGCTGTTGGCGGAACAGTCGGTAGGATTTGCCCGTTGA
- a CDS encoding IS30 family transposase, with protein sequence MRGFKHLSQEERNIIEQRLISRKSFKSIARELGKDPTTISKEVKNHIQFRKTGCYGRVFNDCKHRIGCPVKHLCGSLRCSRYCRACKSRMCSSLCHEYQQEICPKLSKPPYVCNGCEDKQSCTLEKRIYSATHAQREYETVRSECRQGLQITEEEAIRLDSIISPLLIKGQSLHHICINHADEIMLDERTLYNYVDKGIFTAKNIDMPRVVRMGRRKKGKDQFKVDKKCRIGRTYQDFLKFMQEHPDLPVVEMDTVIGRIGGKVLLTLHFTVPQLMLAFIRDANTSQSVIDIFDQLYLELGPDTFRKLFPVLLCDNGSEFSNPSAIEFDSHGQRRTCVFYCNPLAPYQKGAAENNHALIRRIIPKGTSLDEFTQRDITLMMNHINSYSRLNLGDKTPYWAFGLLYGEEILRRMNVELIPTDNVTLHSSLLKK encoded by the coding sequence ATGCGTGGCTTTAAACATTTGAGTCAGGAAGAAAGAAATATAATTGAACAAAGGTTAATCAGCAGGAAATCATTCAAAAGCATAGCACGCGAGCTTGGAAAGGACCCAACCACGATATCCAAGGAAGTGAAGAACCATATCCAATTTAGGAAAACCGGCTGTTATGGAAGAGTGTTCAATGATTGTAAACATCGTATTGGTTGCCCTGTTAAGCATCTTTGCGGCAGTTTGCGTTGTAGCCGTTATTGTCGCGCTTGCAAGTCTCGCATGTGTTCATCACTATGTCATGAGTATCAACAGGAAATTTGTCCCAAGCTTTCGAAGCCGCCCTATGTTTGTAATGGTTGTGAAGACAAACAGTCTTGTACATTAGAGAAGAGGATTTATTCTGCAACACATGCACAAAGAGAATACGAGACAGTACGCTCTGAGTGCCGTCAGGGTTTACAAATCACTGAAGAAGAAGCGATAAGATTGGATTCCATTATTAGCCCGCTGCTAATTAAAGGCCAGTCACTCCACCATATATGCATTAACCATGCTGATGAAATCATGCTCGATGAACGCACACTCTACAACTATGTGGACAAGGGTATCTTTACAGCAAAAAATATCGATATGCCAAGAGTTGTACGTATGGGCAGACGTAAAAAGGGAAAAGACCAGTTCAAAGTGGATAAAAAATGCCGAATAGGCCGAACTTATCAAGACTTTCTTAAATTTATGCAAGAGCATCCGGACCTTCCCGTAGTGGAAATGGACACGGTAATAGGAAGAATAGGCGGCAAAGTCCTGCTGACACTGCATTTTACTGTCCCACAGCTCATGCTCGCATTCATTAGAGATGCTAATACCTCCCAATCTGTCATTGATATCTTTGATCAGCTTTACCTGGAACTAGGCCCGGATACCTTCCGCAAATTGTTCCCGGTATTACTTTGTGACAACGGCAGTGAGTTCTCGAATCCGTCCGCTATTGAATTCGATTCACATGGGCAACGCAGAACCTGTGTATTCTACTGTAATCCGCTGGCTCCTTACCAGAAAGGCGCAGCAGAAAACAACCATGCTTTGATTAGACGCATTATCCCAAAGGGTACTTCTCTTGATGAGTTTACTCAGCGGGACATAACTCTTATGATGAACCATATCAACTCGTACAGTCGACTGAATCTCGGGGATAAAACCCCTTATTGGGCTTTTGGATTGCTCTACGGGGAAGAAATATTAAGAAGGATGAATGTAGAACTCATCCCGACAGATAATGTCACCCTGCATTCATCCCTTCTTAAGAAATAA
- a CDS encoding carbohydrate-binding family 9-like protein produces MNYRIPRPNVDAFNPKVYYCKRAKGKLTLDGNLDKEFWADAPWTDDFVDIEGDIRPKPRFRTRAKMLWDDEAIYFGAELMGDEIWSHVTKRDDVIFQDNDFEIFIDPDSDTQCYFEFEMNARNTVWDLILTKAYRDGGKAMNGFDLKGLRTAVKIDGRLNDPSANNVKWTCEVVMPFETLTECCGYGEKAPKPGDYWRINFSRVQWKVDVVDGQYKKRIDPETGKPLPEDNWVWSPTGIINMHYPELWGFVFFCDGQENYTIPEDEKLKWELRRLYYEQHAHYDETGRFTADLKPLNPNFKPKIQVTDNWFEMSCPSSDGKHEIIIFADGKTMYK; encoded by the coding sequence ATGAATTACAGAATTCCACGACCCAACGTGGATGCTTTTAATCCGAAGGTTTACTACTGCAAAAGAGCAAAGGGCAAGCTGACCCTGGACGGCAATCTGGATAAGGAATTTTGGGCTGATGCTCCCTGGACTGATGATTTTGTAGATATCGAAGGGGATATACGTCCCAAGCCCCGTTTTCGCACCCGGGCAAAAATGCTGTGGGATGACGAAGCCATATACTTTGGAGCAGAACTAATGGGAGATGAGATCTGGAGCCACGTAACCAAAAGGGATGACGTGATCTTCCAGGACAATGACTTTGAAATCTTTATAGATCCGGATTCCGATACCCAGTGTTATTTCGAGTTTGAGATGAATGCCAGGAATACGGTGTGGGATTTGATCCTGACCAAAGCATACAGGGATGGCGGAAAGGCTATGAACGGTTTCGATTTGAAAGGTCTTCGCACCGCAGTGAAAATTGACGGCCGACTGAACGATCCCTCCGCTAATAATGTAAAGTGGACCTGTGAAGTGGTAATGCCTTTTGAGACGCTGACGGAGTGCTGTGGATATGGAGAAAAGGCTCCAAAGCCGGGAGATTACTGGAGGATCAATTTTTCCCGGGTGCAATGGAAGGTGGACGTAGTGGACGGCCAGTACAAAAAACGCATCGATCCTGAGACCGGAAAGCCACTTCCGGAGGATAACTGGGTATGGTCTCCTACCGGCATAATAAACATGCATTATCCGGAGCTGTGGGGTTTTGTTTTCTTCTGTGACGGTCAGGAAAATTATACCATACCGGAAGATGAAAAGCTTAAGTGGGAGCTGCGCCGCCTATATTATGAACAGCATGCCCATTATGATGAAACAGGACGTTTTACTGCGGATCTGAAGCCATTGAATCCGAACTTCAAACCGAAAATTCAGGTTACGGACAACTGGTTTGAGATGTCCTGTCCTTCCTCGGACGGTAAGCATGAGATTATCATATTTGCCGATGGCAAAACTATGTATAAATAA
- a CDS encoding alpha-L-fucosidase, with product MMQEWFTKAKLGIFIHYGIYAVGDVSESWSFHNGVISYEDYMKQCEGFTASKFDARKWAELFKKAGAKYVVMTSKHHDGVALFDTKYSDLSVVKKTPAGRDIVSEYTQAMREAGLKVGLYFSLIDWSDPRYRSVYPEGAKPEDCLNDIYGSPAGGPENPELWEEFLQFNNNQIRELMTNYGTIDLLWFDGDWERSAKQWRMPEFREYLHSLNPNVVLNSRMQGYGDYETPELNMPIYGIDKPWEFCTTINSSWGYRPSDNNYKTSRQIVRMFCDCLTLGGNMLLDVGPKEDGTLDPRQEKILLDLGSWIHDNEEAVYETGRGLNYHQFLGGSTISADKKTIYLFVYDKPLEYICVKGVKTRVKRITVLHTGEELKWHYTGGLPWFGIPGTLWIKADEMQLHPLTTVLKVELEDEITYNLGHGEVTHNE from the coding sequence ATGATGCAGGAATGGTTTACAAAAGCAAAGCTGGGTATTTTTATCCATTATGGCATCTATGCGGTGGGAGATGTTTCCGAATCATGGTCCTTCCACAACGGGGTTATTTCCTATGAGGATTACATGAAACAGTGCGAAGGTTTTACTGCTTCAAAGTTTGATGCCAGAAAATGGGCGGAGCTTTTCAAGAAAGCAGGAGCAAAATATGTGGTGATGACTTCCAAGCATCACGATGGTGTTGCGCTTTTTGACACCAAATACAGCGATCTGAGCGTCGTGAAAAAGACACCGGCAGGCCGGGATATTGTCTCAGAGTACACTCAGGCAATGAGAGAGGCCGGTCTTAAAGTAGGGCTGTATTTCTCCCTCATAGACTGGTCAGATCCCCGCTATCGCAGCGTATATCCTGAAGGCGCGAAGCCTGAGGATTGCCTCAATGATATATACGGTTCTCCAGCAGGGGGGCCTGAAAATCCGGAGCTTTGGGAGGAGTTTCTCCAGTTCAACAATAACCAGATCCGGGAACTGATGACCAATTATGGTACTATAGATCTGCTCTGGTTTGACGGGGACTGGGAGCGCAGCGCGAAGCAGTGGAGAATGCCGGAATTCAGAGAATACCTGCATTCATTGAATCCCAATGTGGTACTCAATTCCAGGATGCAGGGTTATGGAGATTATGAGACGCCGGAGCTGAATATGCCTATTTATGGAATTGACAAACCTTGGGAATTCTGCACCACCATCAACTCTTCATGGGGTTACCGCCCATCGGATAACAATTATAAGACAAGCCGCCAGATTGTGCGTATGTTTTGCGACTGTTTGACACTGGGCGGAAACATGCTGCTCGATGTAGGACCTAAGGAGGATGGAACCCTTGATCCACGCCAAGAGAAAATTCTGCTCGATTTGGGAAGCTGGATTCATGATAATGAGGAGGCTGTATATGAGACAGGAAGGGGGCTGAATTACCATCAGTTCTTAGGTGGCAGCACCATTTCGGCAGATAAAAAGACCATTTATCTCTTTGTCTATGATAAGCCGCTGGAATACATCTGCGTCAAAGGGGTAAAAACCCGCGTAAAGCGCATCACAGTACTTCACACCGGAGAAGAACTTAAATGGCACTATACCGGAGGCTTGCCTTGGTTCGGCATACCAGGTACATTGTGGATAAAGGCAGATGAAATGCAATTGCATCCTTTAACTACTGTATTAAAAGTGGAACTGGAGGATGAAATCACCTATAATCTTGGACATGGAGAGGTTACCCATAATGAATGA